A single window of Leishmania panamensis strain MHOM/PA/94/PSC-1 chromosome 35 sequence DNA harbors:
- a CDS encoding hypothetical protein (TriTrypDB/GeneDB-style sysID: LpmP.35.3840), with amino-acid sequence MLVIDGTNGPLFSIVESTAAIAYLSAHYPQFKKRGVGWQLSVEEVSLLQAQLQRTDDIHFASADTKDQFEVLRKRYARDCIVYAALTTDHGYKLRHGSQFGANYIGYQDVGSHGECLFFTGPLAKLEQVRAVRIARSVGKRAMIVLVQEGESGCSSTVTVADLMADSFADLQRPHKARRKE; translated from the coding sequence ATGCTTGTCATCGACGGCACAAATGGTCCACTCTTCAGCATAGTGGAGTCGACGGCCGCCATCGCGTACTTGTCGGCGCACTACCCTCAGTTCAAGAAGCGTGGGGTTGGGTGGCAGCTAAGTGTCGAGGAAGTCAGCCTGCTGCAggcccagctgcagcggactGACGACATACATTTTGCGTCTGCTGACACGAAGGACCAGTTTGAGGTGCTTCGCAAGAGGTACGCACGGGACTGTATCGTGTACGCCGCGCTCACCACAGACCACGGGTACAAgctccgccacggcagccaGTTTGGTGCCAATTACATAGGCTATCAGGATGTTGGATCGCACGGCGAGTGCCTGTTCTTCACAGGGCCGCTCGCTAAGCTCGAGCAGGTGCGAGCCGTGCGCATCGCACGAAGTGTAGGGAAGCGGGCAATGATAGTGCTTGTACAAGAGGGCGAGAGCGGATGCTCGTCCACCGTCACTGTGGCAGACCTCATGGCTGATTCTTTCGCTGACCTTCAACGCCCGCACAAGGCACGTCGAAAAGAGTAG
- a CDS encoding 60S ribosomal protein L34, putative (TriTrypDB/GeneDB-style sysID: LpmP.35.3850) — MSCPRVQYRRRMHYATRGNRMKMVRTPGNKLVMQKRAKRSQGIHTPWVLGHKRLGGTKALRHIDARLASRHEKSVSRAYGGVLSHAQVRDRIVRAFLVEEQRIVKQALKEHKKMKLSHRRALNKKKSKQSKKEAIAKKISTKRVAKKKASAAKKAAPTRQPVGSKLVKK; from the coding sequence ATGTCCTGTCCTCGCGTTCAGTACCGCCGTCGCATGCACTATGCCACTCGCGGCAACCGCATGAAGATGGTCCGCACCCCGGGCAACAAGCTTGTGATGCAGAAGCGTGCAAAGCGCTCGCAGGGTATCCACACCCCGTGGGTGCTCGGCCACAAGCGCCTCGGTGGCACcaaggcgctgcgccacatcGACGCCCGCCTTGCCTCCCGCCACGAGAAGAGTGTGTCCCGCGCGTACGGTGGTGTGCTGAGCCATGCCCAGGTCCGCGACCGCATCGTGCGCGCCTTCCTCgttgaggagcagcgcatcgtcaagcaggcgctgaaggagcaCAAGAAGATGAAGCTCTCGCATAGGCGCGCCCtcaacaagaagaagagcaagcaGTCGAAGAAGGAGGCCATAGCGAAGAAGATCTCCACCAAGAGGGTTgccaagaagaaggcgtcGGCGGCGAAGAAAGCCGCCCCGACGCGCCAGCCGGTTGGCTCTAAGCTGGTGAAGAAGTAA
- a CDS encoding 40S ribosomal protein S27-1, putative (TriTrypDB/GeneDB-style sysID: LpmP.35.3860), with translation MGFFDADLSYPTVRTERMKHKRRRLVQGPNSYFMDVSCPRCRQVTVVYSHATTAVECKGCSKKLCRPTGGKALLVEGCGYRRKPDH, from the coding sequence ATGGGCTTCTTCGATGCTGACCTCAGCTACCCCACCGTGCGCACGGAGCGCATGAAGCACAAGCGCCGTCGCCTTGTGCAGGGCCCAAACTCGTACTTCATGGACGTGAGCTGCCCGCGCTGTCGCCAAGTGACCGTGGTGTACAGTCACGCCACCACGGCGGTGGAGTGCAAGGGATGCTCCAAGAAGCTCTGTCGCCCCACTGGTGGTAAGGCGCTGCTCGTGGAGGGCTGCGGGTACCGCCGCAAGCCGGATCACTAA
- a CDS encoding 60S ribosomal protein L10a, putative (TriTrypDB/GeneDB-style sysID: LpmP.35.3870) gives MSKISPQALSEAIQAVLKVDKERKFKESIDLQVNLKNYDPQKDKRFSGSLKLPNVCRPRMTVCLLCDLVHEDIAKKEGVPTMNQEELKKLNKNKKLVKKMCNQYDAFLCSESIIKTVPRLVGPHMHRMGKFPTVCSPSESLTEKVVELRSTVKFQLKKVLCLGTCIGHIEMNEEQLRQNVMMAINFLVSLLKKNWQNLKSAYIKSTMGRPQRIY, from the coding sequence ATGTCCAAGATCTCCCCGCAGGCTCTGTCGGAGGCCATTCAGGCCGTCCTGAAGGTGGACAAGGAGCGCAAGTTCAAAGAGAGCATTGATCTCCAGGTCAACCTGAAGAACTACGACCCCCAGAAGGATAAGCGTTTCTCTGGCTCCCTGAAGCTGCCGAACGTGTGCCGCCCGCGCATGACGGTATGCCTGCTGTGCGACCTTGTGCACGAGGACATCGCCAAGAAGGAGGGTGTGCCGACCATGAACCAGGAGGAGCTCAAGAAGCTCAACAAGAACAAGAAGCTGGTGAAGAAGATGTGCAACCAGTACGACGCCTTCCTGTGCTCGGAGTCGATCATCAAGACCGTGCCGCGTCTGGTGGGGCCGCACATGCACCGTATGGGCAAGTTCCCGACGGTGTGCTCGCCCAGCGAGTCGCTCACAGAGAAGGTCGTGGAGCTGCGCTCGACCGTGAAGTTCCAGCTGAAGAAAGTACTGTGCCTTGGCACCTGCATTGGCCACATTGAGATGaacgaggagcagctccgccagaaCGTCATGATGGCGATCAACTTCCTTGTGTCGCTCCTGAAGAAGAACTGGCAGAACCTGAAGTCGGCGTACATCAAGTCGACCATGGGGAGGCCGCAGCGCATCTATTAG
- a CDS encoding basic transcription factor 3a, putative (TriTrypDB/GeneDB-style sysID: LpmP.35.3880), translating into MPITQEQLKRRAEMVRTGGKGSMRRTTKAHHKSTGDDKKVQVTLRRLGVTPFSDIDEAVFYRQDGSAYYFSKPKVQASMQTQCFVVSGDYEVKSAEEVDAKKD; encoded by the coding sequence ATGCCGATCACGCAGGAACAGCTGAAGCGCCGTGCCGAGATGGTGCGCACCGGTGGCAAAGGCTCCATGCGCCGCACCACCAAAGCCCACCACAAGAGCACTGGTGATGACAAGAAGGTTCAGGTCACCCTTCGCCGTCTGGGCGTCACCCCGTTCAGCGACATCGACGAGGCCGTGTTCTACCGCCAGGACGGCAGCGCCTACTACTTCTCCAAGCCAAAGGTTCAGGCCTCCATGCAGACGCAGTGCTTCGTGGTGTCGGGTGACTACGAGGTTAAGTccgccgaggaggtggatgCCAAGAAGGACTAA
- a CDS encoding hypothetical protein (TriTrypDB/GeneDB-style sysID: LpmP.35.3890), with amino-acid sequence MDAIKTYTYKSGAVYEGTFDGNVRSGRGHWTHPQGETYEGEYDDNRQNGLGIYIFSQTGKKYLGNWAAGQMNGEGLYFFNRDGTAYYFGNYSKDKKDGDGHYMYETGVMTTQKWDMGTLVREEEAPPSEIVECAVRIKKLMDAVRAVAPKEMGEMPPPSEVRTFQFPSGATYTGQYFGTKKHGRGYWLHPEGDSYEGQFDNNHHSGWGVYVIGRSGKKYVGHWRNGKMNGIGVYFFNPQETEFYVGLYRDDVKNGRGMYHFAESGASMVQMWENGVLRQETEADKATEEEYEAGIRKIIETVKPFAPNYEPVGFAS; translated from the coding sequence ATGGACGCAATCAAGACGTACACGTACAAGTCAGGGGCTGTCTACGAGGGCACCTTCGATGGCAACGTGCGCTCCGGACGCGGTCACTGGACTCACCCCCAAGGAGAGACGTACGAGGGTGAGTACGATGACAACAGGCAGAACGGCCTCGGCATCTACATCTTCTCCCAGACAGGCAAGAAGTACCTCGGCAACTGGGCGGCTGGGCAGATGAACGGTGAGGGTCTGTACTTCTTCAACCGTGACGGCACGGCTTACTACTTTGGTAACTACAGCAAAGACAAGAAGGATGGCGACGGCCACTACATGTACGAGACTGGCGTTATGACGACGCAGAAGTGGGACATGGGCACGctggtgagggaggaggaggcgccgccaTCCGAGATTGTAGAGTGCGCGGTGAGGATAAAGAAGCTGATGGACGCCGTGCGCGCGGTGGCACCGAAGGAAATGGGCGAGatgccgcctccttcagAAGTGCGCACCTTTCAATTCCCGTCCGGCGCCACGTACACGGGCCAGTACTTTGGAACCAAGAAGCACGGCCGTGGCTACTGGCTACACCCAGAGGGCGATAGCTACGAGGGTCAGTTCGACAACAACCACCATAGCGGCTGGGGCGTCTACGTGATTGGTCGCAGCGGCAAGAAGTATGTGGGCCACTGGCGCAACGGCAAGATGAACGGCATTGGTGTGTACTTCTTCAACCCGCAGGAGACAGAGTTCTATGTAGGCTTGTACCGCGATGACGTGAAGAATGGCCGCGGCATGTACCATTTCGCTGAGAGCGGCGCTAGCATGGTTCAGATGTGGGAGAACGGCGTGCTGCGACAGGAGACGGAGGCTGACAAGGCCACCGAGGAGGAGTATGAGGCTGGTATTCGCAAGATCATAGAGACAGTAAAGCCCTTTGCACCGAACTACGAGCCGGTGGGGTTCGCCTCCTAA
- a CDS encoding hypothetical protein (TriTrypDB/GeneDB-style sysID: LpmP.35.3900), with protein sequence MSESKLIGKAELLAWAAYTTGISPCGTYKDLKDGLIYLALARQLFPGEIDNGFVRLQRRGARDATKNWSLLTSCLRRHGIPTHLCSRQAVERGHTRHCFNLLVLFYFLVRLARGDQFAVNFAQPVDPELAAFLQSPESLLAVDSTVDVGFGKGSTSSVRVPAVADTEADGRADSGVPLSLTRLSFPSSVASVSTTAAQVAPMALPHCSTSLLADNSSTHLTPLPQRTWACEWSLTRTPSDAAVWRAPHNNSSRETEDLKHFPSAAYHSTLAQGVARAPAPCGGELATAPLSPPPPLLCPSPFTTHTPHLYRQNQLLREELQHVKAFSQLLLEQKRGLEVAAEMRASAALREQLAKAELNHLRHVRQVEATLTAASVQDDGATATPSPQQWAALAHRAETAEATAGQLYRECRESQQAYDSALQHLRQVFCTITDIAAAALSSGPSTSAYAGADAYEETVTAAMMAQLTGAPPVLKDAFHAQLQALLLALASLRSTNARLQQDAASGPPSRHFDDAGRDCAPSLSALHASFLPFVRESLKTACTEARSACQGASPDVQYALQRLTHIVDVLSSDLDAVQQDEDRSEQRCRRAKTTTAQVSAASQRVCAEGETQGQQVSNTRAADLSCLSQERRARAEQSLQENQRLSRQVQEVLTMAFSPHDSHSMQWANDELVALLGAYVKARTPYPAMEEALAEQAETIATLLANLRQQREARERAEAQLSDDEQRRQVLEHKCAALQAQLCSATEKLDTQRCDSKACATAPHRAQRDKASSSSSLTALAIAPLAKLSTIATHDAEKHMAVSDTALLAYSSRHVSSTPNRGTSHALYSSPHLPGALRSLATSDDHVDDVGERRPVDHQHGFHTDLHHHHVSPSSFPSASLSLSSSNVATAGADVPNAPRTEQAVVGACLAAPTTSQVRSTRLSTDPLAAVSGPSLLLSAAELERRKQAILRKYDMP encoded by the coding sequence ATGAGTGAGTCTAAGCTGATTGGCAAAGCAGAGCTGCTCGCCTGGGCCGCCTACACCACTGGCATCTCTCCTTGTGGCACGTACAAGGACTTGAAGGATGGACTTATTTACCTCGCCTTGGCACGGCAACTTTTCCCTGGTGAGATCGACAACGGCTTTGTGCGCCTACAGCGGCGCGGTGCTCGTGATGCTACCAAGAACTGGTCTCTGCTCACCAGTTGCCTTCGGCGCCATGGGATCCCTACCCACTTGTGTAGCCGACAAGCTGTCGAGCGCGGCCACACACGCCACTGCTTCAACCTGCTGGTTCTCTTCTACTTCCTAGTGCGCTTGGCCCGCGGGGATCAATTTGCGGTGAATTTTGCACAGCCGGTAGATCCTGAGCTCGCCGCTTTCCTGCAGTCACCTGAAAGTCTGCTTGCAGTGGATAGCACAGTGGACGTGGGTTTCGGCAagggcagcaccagcagcgtgAGGGTGCCTGCCGTAGCGGACACCGAGGCAGACGGACGAGCGGACTCTGGCGTTCCTCTCAGCCTCACACGCTTGTCATTTCCTTCATCTGTTGCCTCAGTGtccacgacggcagcgcaggtggcgcCGATGGCACTGCCTCACTGCTCTACCAGCTTATTAGCTGACAATTCTTCAACTCACCTCACccctctgccgcagcggacGTGGGCATGCGAGTGGAGCTTGACGCGCACTCCCTCGGATGCTGCTGTGTGGCGCGCACCTCACAACAACAGTAGTAGGGAGACGGAGGATTTGAAGCACTTCCCTAGCGCGGCTTACCACTCGACGTTAGCGCAGGGCGTGGCACGAGCACCTGCCCCGTGTGGTGGCGAACTGGCCACGGCACCTTtgtctcctccaccccctcttttgtgcccctctcccttcaccaCGCATACTCCTCACCTCTACAGGCAGAACCAGCTGCTgagagaggagctgcagcacgtcaaGGCATTCAGTCAGCTTCTCCTGGAGCAGAAGCGAGGgttggaggtggcggctgaGATGCGTGCGTCTGCCGCTCTGCGCGAGCAGCTAGCGAAGGCGGAGCTCAACCATCTACGTCACGTTCGACAGGTGGAGGCGACACTGACAGCGGCGTCAGTGCAAGACGACGGTGCCACCGCTACTCCGTCGCCGCAACAGTGGGCAGCGCTCGCGCATCGAGCGGAGACTGCAGAGGCCACTGCGGGGCAGCTGTATCGCGAGTGTCGCGAAAGCCAGCAAGCGTACGACtcagcgctgcagcatcttCGTCAGGTATTTTGCACTATCACTGATatcgcggcggcagctctcTCATCAGGACCATCCACCTCCGCTTACGCAGGTGCTGACGCGTACGAGGAGACCGTGACGGCTGCGATGATGGCGCAACTCACCGGGGCGCCTCCTGTGCTAAAGGATGCATTTCATGCGCAACTGCAAGCGCTGTTGCTGGCGCTGGCTAGCCTACGCAGCACCAATGCACGTCTTCAGCAGGATGCAGCATCGGGCCCGCCATCTCGCCACTTCGACGACGCGGGCAGAGACTGCGCACCGAGTCTCAGCGCCTTGCACGCATCTTTCCTCCCATTCGTGCGAGAAAGTCTCAAGACGGCTTGCACAGaggcgcgcagcgcctgtCAAGGTGCGAGCCCGGACGTGCAGTATGCCTTGCAACGCCTCACGCATATTGTTGACGTCCTCAGCAGTGACCTCGATGCAGTGCAGCAGGACGAAGACAGGTCGGAGcaacggtgccgccgcgcgaAAACCACGACGGCTCAAGTCAGTGCAGCGTCACAGCGAGTGTGTGCCGAGGGTGAGACCCAGGGGCAGCAGGTCTCGAACACCCGAGCGGCTGACCTTTCTTGCCTATCCCAGGAGCGGCGTGCGCGGGCAGAGCAATCCCTTCAGGAGAACCAGAGACTCTCTAGAcaggtgcaggaggtgctcaCCATGGCATTCTCCCCACATGACTCCCACAGCATGCAGTGGGCAAACGATGAGTTGGTCGCGTTGCTCGGCGCGTACGTAAAAGCTCGCACACCATACCCTGCCATGGAAGAAGCGCTTGCCGAACAAGCGGAAACCATTGCGACGTTGTTGGCAAATCTTCGTCAGCAGCGGGAGGCGCGGGAACGAGCAGAGGCGCAGTTGAGCGAtgacgagcagcggcgacaggTGCTAGAACACAAGTGTGCTGCACTACAGGCTCAGCTGTGCAGTGCCACCGAGAAGCTCGACACGCAGAGATGTGACTCGAAAGCGTGTGCGACAGCCCCGCATCGCGCGCAGCGGGACAaggcctcttcttcttcttccttgaCCGCACTCGCGATTGCGCCGCTCGCAAAACTGTCCACGATTGCTACACATGACGCAGAGAAGCATATGGCAGTGAGTGATACAGCGCTGTTGGCTTATTCTTCTCGCCACGTCTCGAGCACACCAAACCGCGGCACATCCCATGCGCTGTATTCCTCACCTCACCTGCCCGGCGCCTTGCGCTCCCTCGCCACGTCTGATGACCACGTGGATGATGTCGGGGAGCGCCGCCCAGTCGATCACCAGCACGGTTTTCACACTGATTTGCACCACCATCAtgtgtcgccgtcgtctttTCCATCagcctcgctctccttgtCTTCCTCCAATGTCGCCACTGCAGGGGCCGATGTACCAAATGCGCCGAGAACGGAGCAGGCTGTCGTGGGGGCCTGCCTAGCTGCGCCAACTACTTCGCAGGTCAGAAGCACGCGGCTGTCGACAGATCCCCTGGCAGCTGTCTCGGGCCCATCGCTCTTGCTCTCAGCGGCGGAGTTGGAGCGGCGGAAGCAAGCGATCTTGCGCAAGTATGACATGCCATGA
- the GCVT1 gene encoding glycine synthase, putative (TriTrypDB/GeneDB-style sysID: LpmP.35.3910): MSSPLKRTALHSFHLAQQAKMEAFAGYHMPISYGKLGVLKEHLYTRQVAGIFDVSHMRQYEVRSTDREKFMEYVTPVDLQRTQVGQGTLTILTNAQGGIKDDCIVTKMDDHLLLVLNAGCKDKDVAHMEEVLDEGAMKGADVRLVPLERSLIALQGPQAAAILSEFMDGVPDMDFMHCRQKVKIKGMEVQVTRCGYTGEDGFEIAASDRDVVTLVELLLSRKAELIGLGARDSLRLEAGLGLYGHEMTEDINPVAARLMWTISKRRMEEGGFIGYEAIKNFRDNASKGAVPRLRVGLVSTGPVAREKTVIEVDGKQVGEVTSGCPSPCLKKNIALGYVDRGLAAKGVKVDLVVRGRRVPAEVVTPPFVPAHYYRKPK, translated from the coding sequence ATGAGCTCCCCTCTTAAGAGGACTGCGCTCCACAGCTTCCATCTCGCTCAGCAAGCGAAGATGGAGGCATTTGCTGGCTATCACATGCCCATCTCCTATGGCAAATTGGGCGTGTTGAAGGAGCACCTCTACACTCGCCAGGTGGCAGGTATATTTGATGTGTCGCACATGCGCCAGTATGAGGTTCGCAGTACGGACCGTGAGAAGTTCATGGAGTACGTCACTCCTGTGGACCTCCAGCGTACCCAGGTGGGACAAGGGACGCTGACCATACTGACCAACGCGCAAGGAGGCATCAAAGACGACTGCATCGTGACGAAGATGGACGACCATCTGCTGCTTGTGCTGAACGCTGGCTGTAAGGACAAGGATGTCGCGCACATGGAGGAAGTGCTGGATGAGGGTGCGATGAAAGGTGCCGATGTGCGGCTTGTACCTCTGGAGCGCTCGCTCATTGCGTTGCAGGGCCCGCAGGCCGCTGCAATCCTCTCCGAGTTCATGGATGGCGTGCCGGACATGGACTTCATGCACTGTCGCCAGAAGGTGAAAATCAAGGGCATGGAGGTGCAAGTTACCCGCTGCGGCTACACAGGTGAGGACGGTTTCGAAATTGCCGCTTCGGACAGGGATGTTGTGACACTTGTGGAGCTTCTCTTGTCGAGGAAGGCGGAACTAATTGGCCTGGGCGCTCGCGATAGCCTTCGTCTGGAGGCGGGCTTGGGCCTCTACGGCCATGAGATGACCGAGGATATCAATCCTGTGGCGGCTCGTCTTATGTGGACCATTTCGAAGCGGCGaatggaggagggcggctTCATTGGCTACGAGGCCATCAAGAACTTCAGAGACAACGCCAGCAAGGGTGCTGTGCCGCGGCTACGTGTGGGCCTCGTTTCCACTGGTCCGGTTGCTCGCGAGAAGACTGTGATCGAGGTGGATGGGAAGCAGGTGGGCGAGGTGACCAGTGGCTGCCCGTCTCCTTGCTTGAAGAAGAACATTGCCCTCGGCTACGTGGATCGTGGTTTGGCAGCAAAGGGGGTGAAGGTGGACTTGGTTGTGCGGGGCCGCCGCGTGCCTGCTGAGGTGGTCACTCCACCGTTCGTGCCTGCTCACTACTACCGCAAGCCCAAGTAG
- a CDS encoding hypothetical protein (TriTrypDB/GeneDB-style sysID: LpmP.35.3920), which translates to MSTASLSQSRGPSSSPSPATLHQLRCENAMLLKEKQFLTQAVASGPSTSARVNSVRYNADAVELKLLMAYQMASELHDAEGCKAAEMQMQQRVAEMVTKVNKLRQLLEMVQKDVQEVLEASGGWERQAAA; encoded by the coding sequence atgtCGACAGCTTCGCTGTCGCAGAGTCGAGGGCCCTCGTCATCCCCATCCCCCGCTACTCTTCACCAACTGCGCTGCGAAAATGCGatgctgctgaaggagaagcagtTCCTGACGCAAGCGGTAGCCTCAGGGCCTTCCACCTCGGCCCGTGTCAACAGCGTTCGCTATAATGCGGATGCAGTGGAGTTGAAGTTACTGATGGCCTACCAGATGGCGTCCGAGCTTCACGACGCGGAGGGCTGCAAGGCTGCGGAGATGCAAATGCAGCAACGCGTTGCTGAAATGGTCACCAAGGTGAATAAGttgcgccagctgctggagatggTTCAGAAGGACGTGCAGGAGGTGTTAGAGGCGAGCGGTGGCTGGGAAAGGCAGGCTGCTGCGTAG
- a CDS encoding hypothetical protein (TriTrypDB/GeneDB-style sysID: LpmP.35.3930), with amino-acid sequence MGCCCCYLSDFRATRQAPPSLQRRPSSVEHRSFEQNVFHRAKDATKTRYICDMCGADVDPILFDGHQEACRTNHLRAILAKNAALLSEANIQPSSSKFHDEGATGDKELCVVCMDQPRCYAFLPCGHISCCQECTKSLDQCPLCRQPREGLCQVSPNVTAQYECKHCHELIAPTLFDGHREVCGLRQRQMRREAEEAAATAEAEAVAIGVPVDDAECLAAQQCSVKTALSRSPPVSGVSPPPAAVLPTTAELTRIPANSHSHVCLECGNTYSQLVVCAPCGHRVLCYTCARRRTTCPVCLSEIRDTIVAFD; translated from the coding sequence AtggggtgctgctgttgttaCCTCTCGGATTTTAGGGCCACCCGGCAAGCTCCTCCATCGCTGCAGAGACGGCCGAGCTCTGTTGAACATCGCTCCTTCGAGCAAAATGTGTTCCATCGGGCAAAGGATGCGACTAAAACCAGATATATCTGCGACATGTGCGGCGCTGATGTCGACCCAATCCTCTTCGACGGCCACCAGGAGGCATGCCGCACAAATCATCTCCGTGCCATCTTAGCCAAGAATGCTGCGCTCCTCTCCGAGGCGAACATTCAGCCATCATCGTCGAAGTTTCACGACGAGGGAGCCACAGGAGACAAGGAGCTGTGCGTGGTATGCATGGATCAGCCTCGCTGCTACGCTTTTCTGCCATGCGGGCAcatcagctgctgccagGAGTGCACTAAGTCCCTCGATCAGTGTCCCCTTTGTAGGCAGCCGCGCGAGGGGCTCTGCCAGGTTTCCCCAAACGTGACAGCACAGTACGAGTGCAAGCATTGTCACGAGCTCATTGCACCCACACTCTTTGATGGACATCGTGAAGTTTgcggcctgcggcagcgtcagaTGCGGCGCGAGGCCGAAgaggccgctgccaccgctgagGCGGAGGCCGTGGCCATAGGCGTGCCCGTAGACGATGCTGAGTGTTTGGCTGCGCAGCAATGTAGCGTCAAGACGGCGCTGAGCAGGAGCCCGCCCGTATCGGGTGTTTCCCCACcgcctgccgctgtgctACCCACAACGGCCGAGCTGACCCGAATCCCGGCAAACTCGCACTCGCACGTTTGCTTGGAGTGCGGCAACACATATAGTCAGCTGGTGGTGTGTGCCCCATGTGGGCACCGCGTGCTGTGCTACACCTGTGCCCGGAGGCGAACGACGTGCCCAGTATGCTTAAGCGAGATTCGCGACACAATTGTGGCATTTGACTGA